The Pontibacillus halophilus JSM 076056 = DSM 19796 genome includes a region encoding these proteins:
- a CDS encoding efflux RND transporter periplasmic adaptor subunit, translated as MRRLSILSMLILTVLIMAACSEDTTSDSTEEQVTPVELASVIKGDLVLEKDVIGRTIPGSQSAVVPTTPGELVKLAVSKGDVVEKGDLIGRVRSSQAADQVEIQQVSVKQANQQLESAKSQRSAAQDALNSAEDNLASARNQASSTGDIPSVTIEAPEQLDELYENGTLSEEQYHEAKQQFEEAEQQANEFQSSLSSLLSSSQATVAQAEQAVQQAESQVNSAQSAVDQAELGVEQANTQLNQTESQVSTTITAPTSGEIASLEVTEGAMVSNAQPVATIVSLQPIKVQASVTSNELNLFQLDKEILVTLDSLDEQEGKATISYISNVTNDTGLYPVEATISNKDRTLKAGMMVSFILPEKVVADKLIVPTAAVVEEKGESFVYVVNEEKATQVPVTVIEAQSDQTAIDAELNEGDQVVVKGQLTLTDGNKVKVMKGEQ; from the coding sequence GTGAGAAGACTATCCATCTTGAGCATGCTGATTCTAACCGTCTTAATAATGGCAGCATGTTCTGAAGATACGACTTCTGATAGTACAGAAGAGCAAGTAACACCTGTTGAGTTAGCGTCGGTTATAAAGGGAGATTTGGTGCTTGAGAAAGATGTAATTGGTCGTACGATTCCTGGTTCCCAATCAGCAGTCGTTCCAACAACGCCTGGTGAATTAGTGAAACTAGCTGTATCGAAAGGTGATGTTGTGGAGAAAGGGGATTTAATCGGACGTGTTCGTTCCTCTCAAGCGGCTGACCAAGTTGAGATTCAACAAGTTTCCGTAAAGCAAGCGAACCAGCAACTAGAATCGGCTAAATCTCAGCGGAGCGCTGCTCAAGATGCGTTGAATTCGGCAGAAGATAATCTAGCGAGTGCCAGGAATCAAGCTTCAAGTACAGGAGATATCCCTTCTGTGACCATTGAAGCTCCGGAGCAGTTGGACGAACTTTATGAGAATGGAACCCTATCAGAGGAACAATATCATGAAGCGAAGCAACAATTTGAAGAGGCGGAACAACAAGCAAACGAGTTCCAATCGTCTTTATCCTCCCTGTTGTCTTCGAGTCAAGCGACGGTCGCGCAAGCTGAGCAAGCCGTGCAACAAGCAGAATCTCAAGTGAACAGTGCTCAATCCGCCGTGGATCAAGCGGAGCTAGGTGTTGAACAAGCTAATACGCAGTTAAATCAAACCGAGTCTCAAGTAAGCACGACGATTACAGCACCAACATCCGGTGAAATTGCTTCACTTGAGGTAACGGAAGGGGCGATGGTTTCAAACGCGCAACCGGTCGCAACGATTGTGAGTTTGCAACCGATTAAAGTTCAAGCATCCGTTACGTCAAATGAACTGAATCTATTCCAATTGGATAAAGAGATTCTTGTTACGTTGGATTCCCTTGATGAACAAGAAGGGAAGGCCACAATCAGCTACATCTCAAATGTTACGAATGACACTGGGCTTTACCCAGTTGAAGCAACCATTTCGAATAAGGACCGTACGTTGAAAGCGGGAATGATGGTTTCATTTATCCTTCCTGAGAAAGTGGTAGCGGACAAGCTAATTGTTCCAACTGCTGCCGTAGTGGAAGAAAAAGGGGAATCCTTTGTTTATGTCGTCAACGAAGAAAAAGCCACACAAGTTCCAGTAACCGTAATTGAAGCCCAATCAGACCAAACGGCTATTGATGCTGAGTTGAATGAGGGCGATCAGGTCGTAGTGAAGGGGCAACTAACCCTTACGGATGGCAACAAGGTGAAGGTCATGAAGGGGGAGCAATAA
- a CDS encoding TetR/AcrR family transcriptional regulator gives MNEKKKKLIESGMKLFAQKGFHSTSIQEIADNSEVSKGAFYLHFSSKEDFILNIYEYYYVDLKSRIEAARHEGDTPRETMEKQIQVLMQTIGEFRDFIIMVIRDNISLNQEMDDFLYEMKETSFKWTSEHLRSMYGKDIEPYIVDGVLIVQGLVSESVRWVVASGVSINLESLARFILRRIDDAIQGMLKEGGEPRIAPEAFLATYANDVYPKKNQDIVEELLYDMRHELEKLEMNGDHKQDLQDTIDLLLQEIQLEEPKKILFQGMLTHFQRVPELRENSERIARQLNTQLFQ, from the coding sequence ATGAATGAAAAGAAGAAGAAACTCATTGAGTCAGGCATGAAGTTATTCGCTCAAAAAGGGTTTCATTCCACTTCTATTCAAGAGATTGCGGATAATAGTGAGGTATCTAAAGGCGCATTCTATTTGCATTTCTCATCGAAAGAAGACTTTATCCTAAACATATATGAATACTATTATGTCGATCTTAAGAGTCGCATTGAAGCAGCGAGACACGAAGGAGATACACCGCGCGAAACAATGGAGAAACAAATTCAAGTCTTAATGCAGACCATTGGGGAATTTCGAGACTTTATTATCATGGTCATCCGGGACAATATCTCATTAAATCAAGAAATGGATGATTTCTTATATGAGATGAAGGAGACTTCCTTTAAGTGGACGAGTGAGCACTTAAGGTCCATGTATGGGAAGGACATCGAGCCATACATTGTAGATGGAGTTCTTATTGTTCAAGGCCTTGTAAGTGAGTCCGTTCGCTGGGTAGTGGCGAGTGGTGTGTCCATTAATTTAGAGAGTCTGGCAAGGTTTATCTTACGTCGAATCGATGATGCCATTCAGGGGATGCTGAAAGAAGGCGGGGAGCCTCGAATTGCGCCTGAAGCCTTTCTGGCAACCTATGCCAATGATGTGTATCCAAAGAAGAATCAAGACATTGTTGAAGAGCTGCTTTATGATATGCGTCATGAACTGGAGAAGCTTGAAATGAATGGCGATCATAAGCAGGACTTGCAAGATACCATTGACCTGTTGCTTCAAGAGATACAACTAGAAGAACCGAAGAAGATTCTGTTTCAAGGAATGCTTACACATTTCCAACGTGTACCTGAACTCAGAGAAAATAGTGAGCGAATTGCGAGGCAGCTTAATACACAATTGTTTCAATAG
- a CDS encoding competence protein ComK, which translates to MKEEFVEEYIITNQTMAVFPNYHPVYMSKILEKEQTVYCHQTPNEIMDASCIRHGSSFSGRRSAMEKMLHTNTKLPIPVDPTNGIYLFPTCSHKNSACIWIAFFHVEQFKELKETKGTSITFSNGSKVKITMSDFSMKRQMQLTGMAIAKLYKPYTDIR; encoded by the coding sequence GTGAAAGAAGAGTTTGTAGAGGAGTATATCATCACCAATCAGACAATGGCGGTTTTTCCTAATTACCATCCGGTTTACATGTCTAAGATATTGGAGAAGGAGCAGACAGTATACTGTCATCAGACTCCTAATGAGATTATGGATGCCTCGTGCATTCGTCATGGCTCCTCGTTCAGTGGACGGCGTTCAGCGATGGAGAAGATGCTACATACAAATACGAAGCTTCCTATCCCTGTTGATCCGACTAATGGGATTTATCTATTCCCAACGTGTTCACATAAGAACTCAGCATGCATATGGATTGCATTTTTTCACGTGGAACAATTTAAAGAATTAAAAGAAACAAAGGGAACAAGCATAACATTCTCAAATGGTTCTAAGGTTAAGATTACAATGTCAGACTTCTCTATGAAGCGGCAGATGCAATTGACAGGAATGGCTATTGCGAAACTATATAAACCTTACACAGATATTAGATAA
- a CDS encoding YjfB family protein produces the protein MKWEGRILEIAKLSTAVSHAEVKQQASLAVMNSALGQLETQGAGMQELLDSSKVNEAPHPTKGASIDLKG, from the coding sequence TTGAAGTGGGAGGGGAGAATACTGGAGATTGCGAAGCTTTCCACAGCAGTTAGTCATGCTGAAGTGAAACAACAAGCGTCGTTAGCTGTCATGAATTCTGCGCTTGGCCAACTGGAAACGCAAGGAGCAGGTATGCAAGAGTTATTGGATTCCTCGAAAGTAAACGAAGCACCCCATCCAACGAAGGGCGCAAGTATTGATCTCAAAGGATAA
- the fabZ gene encoding 3-hydroxyacyl-ACP dehydratase FabZ: MYDITDIQDIIPHRYPFLLVDTITELEEGVRAVGKKNVTINEPFFQGHFPGYPVMPGVLIVEALAQVGAVAMLKKEENQGRLAFFTGIDKCRFKRQVKPGDQLTLEVEITRARGAMGKGKATATVDGETVCEAEIMFALGDKE; this comes from the coding sequence ATGTACGATATTACAGACATCCAAGACATTATCCCACACCGCTACCCGTTCTTACTTGTTGATACCATTACAGAACTTGAAGAAGGTGTACGAGCAGTTGGAAAGAAGAATGTTACAATTAACGAACCATTCTTCCAAGGACATTTTCCAGGATATCCAGTTATGCCAGGTGTCCTAATTGTAGAAGCACTTGCTCAGGTAGGTGCTGTCGCAATGCTTAAGAAAGAAGAGAATCAAGGACGCCTTGCTTTCTTTACAGGCATTGATAAGTGTCGCTTCAAGCGCCAGGTAAAGCCTGGTGACCAGCTCACGCTAGAAGTTGAAATTACTCGAGCGCGTGGAGCGATGGGTAAAGGGAAAGCGACTGCTACCGTGGACGGAGAAACGGTATGTGAAGCTGAAATCATGTTCGCCCTTGGCGATAAAGAATAA
- a CDS encoding DNA-directed RNA polymerase subunit beta, with the protein MQEEKKQTKPVRHEKPEKKEQKESSKQGKKKETKTKYRRRLLPIWLRIVIVLVTSILALLAGMMIGYGVLGDGNPLDALKVDTWKHIFDLVMKTE; encoded by the coding sequence ATGCAAGAGGAGAAGAAACAGACGAAGCCTGTACGCCACGAGAAACCTGAGAAGAAAGAGCAAAAGGAATCGTCTAAGCAGGGGAAGAAGAAAGAAACAAAAACTAAATACCGCCGTCGTCTGCTTCCAATCTGGCTGCGCATCGTTATTGTGCTCGTGACAAGCATCCTTGCTTTGTTAGCTGGTATGATGATTGGTTATGGGGTTCTCGGAGACGGCAACCCTCTTGATGCCTTGAAAGTAGACACGTGGAAACATATCTTTGACCTTGTTATGAAGACTGAATAG
- a CDS encoding flagellar hook-basal body protein: MLRSSMQAAVTMGQLQQKLDLIGHNVSNVNTTGYKTKDAQFSSLLFQEMDNQSRPEEEVNRLTPNGIRIGSGAQMTGSDVDFSQGSIRTTDRILDVAILGNNQLFSIQVTENGAEETRFTRDGAFYLSPVNANENMLVTAAGNPVLGEDGPILLQNDVQELTIREDGRIMSTVNGQQVIEGQLAMVEAVRPRMLEATGGNLYRLPTDVGLNVNGEEIVAPMNQDEVRLQSGALETSNVDLSKQLTDLTVTQRAYQLNSQSIKLGDQMMGLINGLR; encoded by the coding sequence ATGCTTCGTTCATCCATGCAAGCCGCCGTTACGATGGGGCAACTTCAGCAGAAGCTTGATTTAATCGGACACAACGTGTCGAACGTCAATACAACAGGATATAAGACGAAGGATGCACAGTTCTCCTCCTTGTTGTTCCAAGAAATGGACAACCAATCGCGTCCTGAAGAGGAAGTGAATCGCCTCACTCCGAACGGGATCCGGATTGGGTCTGGTGCACAGATGACCGGGTCTGATGTAGACTTTAGCCAAGGGTCCATCCGAACAACGGACCGAATACTAGATGTAGCTATACTTGGCAACAACCAACTATTTTCTATTCAAGTAACAGAGAATGGGGCTGAAGAGACTCGTTTCACACGCGATGGTGCCTTTTATTTATCACCCGTTAATGCTAATGAGAATATGCTTGTGACAGCAGCTGGGAACCCTGTACTTGGAGAAGACGGGCCTATTTTACTTCAGAATGATGTTCAAGAGTTAACGATACGTGAAGACGGTAGGATTATGTCAACAGTGAATGGCCAACAAGTGATTGAAGGCCAATTAGCTATGGTGGAAGCAGTTCGTCCGCGCATGCTTGAAGCGACTGGCGGGAATCTATACCGTCTCCCTACAGATGTTGGCTTGAACGTAAATGGCGAAGAAATTGTTGCTCCTATGAACCAAGATGAGGTACGCTTACAGTCAGGAGCACTTGAAACTTCAAATGTCGACTTATCCAAGCAACTGACTGATTTAACGGTGACCCAACGTGCCTATCAATTAAACAGTCAATCCATCAAGCTAGGTGATCAGATGATGGGGCTTATAAACGGATTGCGATAA
- a CDS encoding flagellar hook-basal body protein, which translates to MFKGYYTAVSGMTTQQRRQEALSNNVANATTPGYKADEGTIRSFPEMLIQQTGRKHIPGTNLSIPKEANVGTLNSGVYMQETIPNFTQGSIQETGISTDVALIDGNYPDENGSVFFTVQSEDGVRYTRNGNFTVDGQGNLVTHLGQAVLDEENNPIQTGGLDYTLTKDGQLQLENGETVLLGVSYVADVNQLVKEGSDLLVLDEAGDGQAVDARGEAGVTFSTQQGVLEGSTVDMGQTMTEMNSAYRLFELNQKVLQAYDQNMQKTVNDIAKL; encoded by the coding sequence TTGTTTAAAGGATATTACACAGCCGTGTCAGGTATGACAACTCAACAACGTCGCCAAGAAGCTCTGTCAAATAACGTAGCCAATGCAACTACACCTGGGTATAAGGCGGATGAAGGGACCATTCGTTCATTTCCTGAGATGCTGATTCAGCAAACGGGGCGTAAGCATATACCAGGCACGAATCTTTCCATCCCGAAAGAAGCGAACGTGGGTACATTAAATTCGGGTGTCTACATGCAAGAGACAATCCCAAACTTCACGCAAGGAAGCATACAGGAAACAGGGATTTCGACTGATGTGGCATTGATAGATGGGAACTATCCAGATGAGAATGGTTCTGTCTTCTTCACCGTCCAGAGCGAAGATGGGGTTCGGTATACGAGGAATGGCAACTTCACCGTTGATGGGCAAGGGAACTTAGTGACGCACTTAGGACAAGCTGTCTTAGACGAAGAGAACAACCCAATCCAAACGGGCGGACTTGACTATACCTTGACGAAAGATGGACAGCTGCAATTAGAGAATGGCGAAACCGTTCTTCTTGGAGTAAGCTATGTTGCTGATGTAAATCAACTTGTTAAAGAGGGCAGTGATTTACTTGTGTTGGATGAAGCAGGGGATGGACAAGCTGTCGATGCTCGTGGTGAAGCCGGAGTAACCTTCTCTACCCAACAGGGGGTATTGGAAGGCTCGACCGTGGATATGGGGCAAACCATGACAGAGATGAACAGCGCCTATCGTCTCTTCGAATTAAACCAGAAGGTCCTACAAGCCTATGACCAGAACATGCAGAAGACAGTCAATGATATTGCGAAATTATAG